The following proteins are co-located in the Microbacterium sp. Clip185 genome:
- a CDS encoding cell division protein CrgA produces MARSDNDEDLTPAGAGEPAPNPVWFKPIMIGLMLVGLVWVLVFYLSGMQFPIPGIEAWNLVIGFGIAFVGFLMTTRWR; encoded by the coding sequence ATGGCACGCTCCGACAACGACGAGGACCTCACCCCCGCTGGCGCCGGTGAGCCCGCACCCAACCCCGTGTGGTTCAAGCCCATCATGATCGGTCTCATGCTCGTGGGACTCGTGTGGGTTCTCGTGTTCTACCTCAGCGGGATGCAGTTCCCGATTCCGGGCATCGAGGCCTGGAACCTCGTCATCGGTTTCGGGATCGCCTTCGTCGGCTTCCTCATGACCACTCGGTGGCGCTGA
- a CDS encoding anthranilate synthase component II: MTAARVLVVDNHDSFVHTLVGYLRELGADTLMREADEIDPDAAAAALAGFDGVLVSPGPGTPEGAGSSLAVVAAAAAAGTPLLGVCLGHQALAVAFGARVAQAPELMHGMTSPIVHDGTGILQGLPSPFSAARYHSLAVEAETIPDVLRVTARTPEGTVMALEHRHLPLSGVQFHPESVLTEYGYRLLATWLAGIGAEDAPLRALTLTPHRGASAQPEQ; the protein is encoded by the coding sequence GTGACCGCGGCACGCGTGCTGGTCGTCGACAATCACGACAGTTTCGTCCACACGCTCGTGGGGTACCTTCGCGAGCTCGGGGCCGACACGCTGATGCGCGAAGCGGACGAGATCGATCCGGATGCGGCGGCCGCCGCTCTCGCGGGGTTCGACGGGGTCCTCGTCTCTCCAGGCCCTGGCACGCCCGAGGGCGCAGGCTCCTCGCTCGCCGTCGTCGCGGCGGCGGCCGCGGCGGGCACGCCTCTTCTCGGGGTCTGCCTCGGTCACCAGGCTCTGGCGGTTGCTTTCGGCGCGCGCGTGGCGCAGGCTCCCGAACTCATGCACGGGATGACGTCGCCGATCGTTCACGACGGCACCGGCATCCTCCAGGGTCTGCCCTCTCCCTTCTCCGCCGCCCGGTACCACTCGTTGGCGGTGGAGGCGGAGACGATCCCCGATGTGCTGCGCGTCACGGCCCGCACCCCGGAGGGTACGGTGATGGCGCTCGAGCACCGTCACCTGCCGCTCAGCGGAGTGCAGTTCCATCCCGAGAGCGTCCTGACCGAGTACGGCTATCGGCTGCTCGCGACCTGGCTCGCCGGGATCGGCGCAGAAGATGCGCCGTTGCGTGCGCTGACCCTCACGCCCCATCGCGGAGCGAGCGCTCAGCCCGAGCAGTAG
- a CDS encoding class E sortase yields the protein MTETPPAATRRSRRSAATPARRRISALGVIGEVFITVGVLAFLYVGWQLWIGDWIQGQQNNAAGQAIAEQWAQNYGSSSTPSPSTSESSTPDASAPPVSTAEPIVLPDAASGEVFGIMRIPRFGPDYAVQIAGGVGRSESLDLGAIGHYSSTQMPGAVGNFAVAAHRGSHGAPFMNLPGLHVGDAVVIQTQDGWYTYRYRSMEYVTPDSVDVLLPVPREEGVEANGRYLTMTTCSPRYGFSERLIAYAVFESFTPGAEGEPASLSEAVS from the coding sequence GTGACCGAGACCCCGCCCGCCGCCACACGGCGTTCGCGCCGGAGCGCCGCGACGCCTGCGCGTCGGCGGATCAGTGCACTCGGGGTCATCGGCGAGGTCTTCATCACGGTCGGCGTCCTAGCCTTTCTCTACGTCGGCTGGCAGCTCTGGATCGGCGATTGGATCCAGGGGCAGCAGAACAACGCCGCAGGTCAGGCGATCGCCGAGCAGTGGGCGCAGAACTACGGTTCCTCGTCGACGCCCTCTCCCTCGACGAGCGAGTCGAGCACCCCCGACGCTTCCGCGCCGCCGGTGAGCACCGCTGAGCCGATCGTCCTGCCGGATGCCGCCAGCGGCGAGGTCTTCGGCATCATGCGCATCCCGCGGTTCGGCCCCGACTACGCCGTGCAGATCGCGGGCGGCGTCGGACGTTCGGAGAGCCTGGACCTCGGCGCGATCGGCCACTACTCCAGCACGCAGATGCCGGGCGCCGTCGGAAACTTCGCCGTCGCCGCCCACCGCGGCAGCCACGGCGCCCCCTTCATGAACCTGCCCGGCCTCCACGTCGGCGACGCCGTCGTGATCCAGACGCAGGACGGCTGGTACACCTACCGCTATCGCAGCATGGAGTACGTCACCCCCGATTCCGTCGACGTTCTGCTGCCCGTCCCGCGTGAAGAGGGCGTCGAGGCGAACGGACGCTACCTGACCATGACGACCTGCAGCCCGCGGTACGGATTCTCGGAGCGACTCATCGCCTACGCGGTGTTCGAATCCTTCACGCCGGGAGCCGAGGGCGAACCGGCATCCCTGAGCGAGGCGGTGTCCTGA